A region from the Kineothrix sp. IPX-CK genome encodes:
- a CDS encoding HNH endonuclease domain-containing protein encodes MERAVLTLQELSGFPGNTSKLPYTLGTGSKLKKEVYFNESWIKMIQDHTVSILGWIQYEKVKWLQNNNPDVPGLVYKLAPMDEKMRKLNNVRKLWEVVLDNRPIVDVFKNSPIVKDNYDLDHFILWSFVMNDELWNLMPIDSSLNSSKSNKLPKLDPFFKRFAGNQFILYGMIHDDRKPEFRRKYEACYRDNLHSIWANQELYRKGNSEEEFYSILEKNMQPVYDSERRQGYQIW; translated from the coding sequence ATGGAAAGAGCTGTTCTGACTTTACAGGAATTAAGTGGGTTTCCGGGAAATACATCGAAATTGCCATATACACTTGGTACAGGAAGTAAGCTTAAGAAAGAAGTCTATTTTAATGAATCCTGGATAAAGATGATACAGGATCATACCGTTTCAATTCTTGGATGGATTCAGTATGAAAAAGTCAAGTGGCTTCAAAATAATAATCCTGACGTTCCAGGACTTGTTTATAAACTTGCGCCAATGGATGAAAAGATGCGCAAACTAAACAACGTAAGAAAACTGTGGGAAGTAGTTTTGGACAATCGACCAATCGTGGATGTATTTAAAAATTCTCCTATTGTTAAAGATAATTATGATTTGGATCATTTTATTCTGTGGTCTTTTGTAATGAATGATGAACTATGGAATTTAATGCCGATAGATTCCTCACTAAATTCATCAAAAAGTAATAAACTTCCAAAATTGGATCCGTTTTTCAAACGATTCGCAGGTAACCAGTTTATTTTGTATGGCATGATTCATGATGACAGAAAGCCAGAGTTCAGGAGGAAGTACGAGGCTTGCTATCGAGACAATCTGCATTCCATATGGGCAAATCAGGAGCTCTATAGAAAAGGAAATTCAGAAGAGGAATTTTATAGTATACTAGAAAAAAACATGCAGCCAGTCTATGATTCGGAAAGAAGACAAGGGTACCAGATTTGGTAA
- the istB gene encoding IS21-like element helper ATPase IstB translates to MNDSLQEKIKKLHLAGILQTADMRAQQAAKEQMSYIEFLELLINDENLNRSRNRRNDRMKRSRMPQHKTMEEFNFSWQPCLNRQVIYALGTCEFIRKKENIAFIGLPGTGKTHLSIALGIKAIEQGYTVLFTTLSEMMEDLYISRADNSFRQKLKKYISPDLLVIDEFGLKKLGQTNVDDLYEVISKRYETASTIITSNKQFDEWGSILFDPVLATAILDRFVHHCSFITIEGESYRMKERERISAVKRRGRPKKESSGNGTKEGLSEMEETEESGDL, encoded by the coding sequence ATGAATGATTCCTTACAGGAAAAGATAAAAAAGCTCCATCTTGCCGGAATTCTCCAAACAGCGGATATGCGGGCCCAACAGGCAGCAAAGGAACAGATGTCCTATATCGAATTTCTTGAACTGCTCATAAATGATGAAAATCTTAACCGCTCAAGAAACAGACGTAACGATCGGATGAAGCGTTCGCGCATGCCCCAGCATAAAACAATGGAAGAATTCAACTTTTCATGGCAGCCCTGCCTGAACCGTCAGGTCATCTATGCCCTTGGGACCTGCGAGTTTATCCGGAAAAAAGAAAATATAGCTTTTATCGGACTTCCCGGAACCGGTAAGACTCATCTCTCCATCGCACTTGGCATAAAAGCGATTGAACAGGGGTACACGGTGCTGTTCACCACGCTTTCGGAAATGATGGAGGATTTATACATATCCCGTGCGGACAACTCTTTCCGCCAGAAACTGAAGAAATACATTTCACCGGATCTGCTGGTAATTGATGAGTTTGGGCTCAAGAAGCTGGGCCAGACAAATGTGGACGATCTTTATGAAGTGATTTCCAAAAGATACGAGACAGCCTCTACCATCATTACTTCCAATAAGCAGTTTGATGAATGGGGGAGCATTCTTTTTGACCCGGTACTGGCAACGGCCATTCTTGACCGTTTTGTGCACCACTGCAGCTTTATAACTATAGAAGGTGAAAGCTACCGGATGAAAGAACGGGAACGGATCAGCGCTGTGAAACGGCGGGGCAGACCGAAAAAAGAGAGTTCAGGAAATGGAACAAAGGAAGGTTTGAGCGAAATGGAAGAGACCGAAGAAAGCGGGGATTTATGA
- a CDS encoding helix-turn-helix transcriptional regulator, whose translation MTYSDVIIKRLTELCDERSITTNKLATLSGITQSTVDNLIKGKTKNPKLKTLHKLAVGLGMTVSELLDFPEMNETAFADE comes from the coding sequence ATGACTTATTCTGATGTTATTATCAAACGCTTAACAGAACTATGCGACGAGAGAAGCATTACAACCAATAAACTCGCCACATTGTCAGGCATTACACAATCTACCGTAGATAATCTGATAAAAGGAAAAACCAAAAATCCTAAATTGAAAACTTTGCATAAGCTGGCTGTCGGATTGGGGATGACCGTATCTGAACTGTTGGATTTTCCTGAAATGAATGAGACTGCATTTGCAGACGAATAG
- a CDS encoding rhodanese-like domain-containing protein yields MKKRTEILIIGAMAMIAIGTVIIVKQHVSVNRDGTPVSIIGGADGPTAVFIAGRISGEDKQVAEYTSITMEEAKEIFATSGDYIIMDVRRADEYSEGHIPGAINIANEDIVSTQPERLPNKNQTIYVYCRSGNRSKQASAKLTAMGYTNIIEFGGIIDWTGEVEK; encoded by the coding sequence ATGAAAAAGAGAACTGAGATTTTGATTATAGGTGCGATGGCTATGATTGCCATTGGCACTGTAATAATAGTAAAGCAACATGTGTCAGTTAATCGTGATGGTACACCGGTGTCAATTATTGGCGGAGCAGATGGTCCGACAGCAGTCTTTATAGCTGGAAGAATATCGGGAGAGGATAAGCAAGTGGCTGAATATACATCAATCACAATGGAAGAGGCGAAGGAAATCTTTGCAACGAGTGGTGATTATATCATCATGGATGTTAGACGAGCAGATGAGTACTCAGAGGGGCATATTCCGGGAGCGATCAATATAGCGAATGAGGATATTGTAAGTACACAGCCAGAGAGACTGCCTAATAAGAATCAGACTATTTATGTGTATTGTCGAAGCGGAAATAGAAGCAAGCAGGCATCTGCAAAGCTTACAGCTATGGGATATACCAATATTATCGAGTTTGGCGGAATCATTGATTGGACCGGAGAGGTCGAGAAGTAG
- a CDS encoding helix-turn-helix domain-containing protein, with the protein MNIGDTIRKYRKELGMTQEQMANQLGVSAPAVNKWENGISYPDISILSPLARLLKIDVNELLSFQEELSEQEIVTFINLLSENITVKGIEESFEETIGLIKQYPNCNRLILWSAQILNGYLVMKLQDVVDVKKYEDQIIKWFEKVAFCDDAELARSAQMSLAQSFMKDKKYEEAQKLLDKIPPIGFDKRLAQIQLYTEQEKFEDAFKELEGMLYQSSNGLLSNLMQIITLLCKRQEYDSALKYADLVSQVSLLFNLGNYAGNSSYFTIYAEMGNKELAIDALEKTMNDYETMRQPRSSELYKHMEFSEDDGLDKMKTIILKSFDNDPSLDFIRNEPRYKELYHKLVK; encoded by the coding sequence ATGAACATTGGTGATACAATTCGCAAGTACCGAAAAGAACTTGGTATGACGCAGGAACAGATGGCGAATCAATTAGGTGTATCAGCACCGGCAGTAAATAAATGGGAAAATGGTATATCATATCCGGATATCTCAATTCTGTCACCGTTGGCAAGGCTTCTGAAAATTGATGTAAATGAATTATTATCGTTTCAGGAAGAGCTATCCGAACAAGAAATAGTAACCTTTATCAATCTGTTATCCGAAAATATTACTGTTAAGGGAATTGAAGAGTCATTTGAAGAAACAATTGGTTTGATTAAACAATACCCGAATTGCAATCGGCTGATATTATGGTCAGCGCAGATACTGAACGGCTATTTAGTGATGAAATTGCAAGATGTCGTAGATGTTAAAAAGTATGAGGACCAAATTATCAAGTGGTTCGAAAAAGTAGCATTTTGTGATGATGCGGAATTGGCTAGGTCGGCACAAATGTCATTGGCGCAAAGTTTTATGAAAGATAAAAAGTATGAGGAAGCACAAAAACTGCTGGATAAGATCCCGCCAATCGGTTTTGATAAGAGGCTTGCGCAGATTCAGCTATACACAGAGCAGGAGAAATTCGAGGATGCTTTTAAAGAATTGGAGGGTATGCTATATCAAAGTTCTAATGGTTTGTTGAGTAATTTAATGCAGATAATTACTTTATTATGTAAGCGGCAAGAATATGATTCCGCATTAAAGTATGCGGACTTAGTGAGTCAAGTGTCTTTATTATTTAATCTTGGAAATTATGCAGGTAACTCTTCTTATTTTACAATTTATGCAGAAATGGGAAACAAAGAGTTGGCAATAGATGCACTTGAGAAAACGATGAATGACTATGAGACCATGAGACAGCCGAGAAGTTCGGAACTTTATAAGCACATGGAATTTAGTGAAGATGATGGTCTTGATAAAATGAAAACTATTATTTTAAAATCATTTGATAATGATCCAAGTTTAGACTTCATAAGAAATGAGCCAAGATATAAAGAATTATATCACAAATTAGTAAAATAA
- a CDS encoding multidrug transporter gives MAEISKQDWKLFKERLPEWQEHYMERLTKEYIELLSSPGNASDHFWQLEKRIKQDKKHHGVLLEMRKSNAIWDIAMYVRDKVITMDDLEGFSEDLIDAVKINLGR, from the coding sequence ATGGCTGAAATTTCAAAGCAGGATTGGAAGCTGTTCAAAGAGAGACTTCCTGAATGGCAGGAGCATTATATGGAACGGCTGACAAAGGAATACATAGAACTGTTGAGCTCACCGGGAAATGCATCAGATCATTTCTGGCAGCTTGAAAAGAGAATTAAACAGGATAAGAAACATCATGGTGTGCTGCTAGAGATGAGAAAGTCGAATGCAATCTGGGATATTGCAATGTATGTCCGGGATAAAGTTATAACAATGGATGATTTGGAAGGTTTCAGCGAGGATTTAATTGATGCTGTGAAGATTAACCTGGGCAGGTAG
- a CDS encoding KilA-N domain-containing protein, with the protein MPKAPVKETIHAKGLDISIYTTDFQNEFISLTDIARYKSDMPHDVIKNWLRSRDTIEFLGLWESLHNPDFKQVEFDLFRSEAGANAFTMSPTKWIEGVNAVGFVSKAGRYGGTYAHSDIAFEFASWVSAEFKLYIIKDYQRLKYDENSRLSLDWNLHRELSKINYRIHTDAIKEKLIPPELTASQISMKYASEADMLNVAVFGTTAKQWREKNPDKKGNIRDEANINQLLVLANMESYNAILIEQGKSQSQRLVMIVIVNKKVPKIAEKIPHFIYPGKSTAMDAFSSFLLSFYTMGNTPCHNS; encoded by the coding sequence ATGCCAAAAGCACCAGTCAAAGAAACCATTCATGCCAAAGGTCTTGACATTAGTATTTATACGACTGATTTTCAAAATGAATTTATTTCATTAACAGATATAGCTCGTTACAAAAGTGATATGCCGCATGATGTAATTAAGAATTGGTTGCGTAGTCGTGATACGATTGAATTTTTAGGATTATGGGAAAGTCTCCACAATCCCGATTTTAAACAGGTCGAATTCGACCTGTTTAGAAGTGAAGCCGGAGCAAATGCATTTACAATGTCTCCCACAAAATGGATTGAAGGAGTAAATGCGGTAGGTTTTGTTTCCAAAGCCGGACGTTATGGCGGCACATATGCACATTCCGATATAGCCTTTGAATTCGCTTCGTGGGTTTCGGCAGAATTTAAGCTGTATATCATCAAAGATTACCAGAGATTGAAATATGACGAAAACAGCCGCCTGTCTCTTGACTGGAATCTTCACAGAGAACTTTCAAAGATAAATTACCGCATACATACCGATGCAATCAAAGAGAAGCTGATTCCGCCGGAACTGACAGCAAGCCAGATTTCCATGAAGTATGCCAGTGAAGCGGATATGTTGAATGTAGCCGTTTTCGGTACGACAGCAAAACAATGGAGAGAAAAGAACCCGGATAAGAAAGGCAATATCAGAGACGAAGCAAACATAAATCAGCTTTTGGTTTTGGCAAATATGGAAAGCTATAATGCCATTCTGATTGAACAGGGGAAGAGCCAGTCACAACGTCTTGTTATGATTGTGATTGTCAATAAAAAAGTCCCAAAAATAGCGGAGAAAATTCCCCACTTTATTTACCCGGGAAAAAGCACCGCTATGGATGCTTTTTCCAGTTTTTTACTGTCTTTTTACACCATGGGTAATACGCCATGCCATAATTCATAA
- a CDS encoding excisionase has product MKREIPVWEKANLTVEEAAAYSGIGLNKIRELSNDEQCPFVLWVGNKRLIKRKKFDAYIEKAYSI; this is encoded by the coding sequence TTGAAAAGGGAGATTCCAGTATGGGAAAAAGCAAATTTAACAGTAGAAGAAGCAGCGGCTTACTCTGGGATAGGATTAAATAAAATCAGAGAGTTATCCAACGATGAGCAGTGTCCGTTCGTCTTGTGGGTAGGAAATAAGCGGTTGATAAAACGTAAAAAGTTTGATGCCTATATTGAAAAGGCATATTCTATTTAA
- the istA gene encoding IS21 family transposase: MKTTIMTLYQKGYNKTQIGKMLSIDRKTVRKVLREETQGKELPQETQEGTWPSMLDEYKEYIEIQLSKELSITRIHQDLQKEFGVACGYTTLRDYVKKIRKSQPHAYMVLHSLPGEEAQVDFGYIGTLRVNGTPRKAWIFVMSLSYSRYMYVAVTLDQSVQTFIRCHTEAFRYFGGVPQTVKIDNLKAAIVEADFYEPTVQRTYAAFAGHYGFLPNPCRVYTPTDKGKVESNVRYVKENCFKGRDFKEIEEAKRFLLSWLKETANRRIHGTTSRKPETVYLETEKAYLKPLPAQDFLFSKSGAATVRTDCHIVHDGNYYSVPYTYIGMEVDVIEVNHLLKIYHAGKEIALHSLCGNAKGEHVTDKSHYPSTKTITQEELLSSYREKMAQVGTGALAFLEAFKDTEMYQCHHYRSISGILALRKKYGEDAVDKACQRACHYGNITYRAVKKICESGLYHLPLEDEQELSMEGRSKIRKLSDYRQMTGLGVISHE, from the coding sequence ATGAAAACTACAATCATGACTCTGTATCAGAAAGGATACAACAAAACCCAGATTGGGAAGATGCTTAGCATTGACAGAAAAACAGTACGCAAAGTGCTCAGAGAAGAAACGCAGGGAAAGGAGCTGCCACAGGAAACACAGGAGGGAACCTGGCCGTCCATGCTGGATGAATACAAGGAATACATAGAAATCCAGTTATCCAAGGAATTGTCCATTACCCGCATCCACCAGGATCTGCAAAAAGAGTTCGGCGTTGCCTGCGGTTATACCACCCTGCGCGATTATGTGAAAAAAATAAGGAAATCCCAGCCTCACGCCTACATGGTGCTGCATTCCCTGCCGGGCGAAGAGGCACAGGTAGATTTCGGTTATATCGGAACCTTGAGAGTAAATGGAACACCGCGCAAAGCATGGATCTTTGTCATGTCTTTGAGCTACTCCCGCTACATGTACGTTGCTGTTACTCTGGATCAGAGCGTGCAGACCTTCATCCGGTGCCACACAGAGGCATTCCGGTACTTTGGCGGAGTTCCCCAGACCGTAAAGATCGACAACTTAAAGGCTGCTATCGTTGAGGCAGACTTTTATGAGCCGACCGTGCAGCGCACCTATGCCGCTTTTGCCGGGCACTATGGCTTCCTTCCCAATCCGTGCCGGGTATACACACCAACCGATAAAGGGAAAGTAGAATCGAACGTGAGATACGTAAAAGAAAACTGCTTTAAGGGACGGGATTTTAAAGAAATCGAAGAAGCAAAGCGGTTTCTCCTGTCATGGCTGAAAGAAACGGCAAACCGTCGGATACACGGGACTACAAGCCGAAAACCGGAAACCGTATATCTTGAGACAGAAAAAGCATATTTAAAGCCGCTTCCTGCGCAGGACTTTCTCTTTTCAAAATCCGGGGCCGCCACCGTAAGGACAGACTGCCATATCGTTCATGACGGCAATTATTATTCCGTGCCTTACACTTATATCGGAATGGAAGTGGATGTCATCGAAGTGAATCATTTATTGAAAATCTACCATGCCGGAAAAGAGATCGCCCTCCACAGTCTGTGCGGGAATGCAAAGGGCGAACATGTGACGGATAAGAGTCATTACCCATCTACCAAAACAATAACACAGGAGGAGCTTTTGTCAAGCTATCGCGAAAAAATGGCACAGGTGGGGACAGGCGCGCTGGCATTTCTGGAAGCATTTAAGGATACGGAGATGTACCAGTGCCATCATTACCGGAGCATTTCCGGTATCCTGGCACTCCGAAAAAAATATGGGGAGGATGCCGTAGACAAGGCCTGCCAAAGGGCATGCCATTATGGAAACATTACCTACCGGGCAGTAAAAAAGATCTGTGAAAGCGGTCTGTACCATCTTCCACTGGAGGATGAACAGGAACTGTCCATGGAAGGAAGAAGCAAAATCAGGAAACTGTCGGATTACCGTCAAATGACAGGACTGGGGGTGATCTCCCATGAATGA
- a CDS encoding helix-turn-helix transcriptional regulator, producing MEPMYLSIQQKETGKQIKKLLMENGYTVKDVQSVMGFENPQAIYKWISGRSLPSLDNFIILSRLLHTSIEDILVIDGDIVRLWGSFFKPAVQ from the coding sequence ATGGAACCAATGTATTTGTCAATCCAGCAGAAGGAGACCGGAAAACAGATCAAGAAACTGCTCATGGAAAATGGCTATACGGTTAAGGATGTCCAGAGTGTCATGGGATTTGAAAATCCTCAGGCAATTTATAAATGGATTTCCGGAAGGTCATTACCGAGTCTTGACAATTTCATAATTTTAAGCAGATTACTGCATACCAGTATTGAAGATATCCTCGTCATTGACGGGGATATAGTTCGTTTATGGGGTTCATTTTTTAAACCAGCGGTACAATGA
- a CDS encoding helix-turn-helix transcriptional regulator: MDYRLLGHNIQTIRKLKGLTQQELSDQIGINLQSLSKIERGINYPAYDTLERLTEALDVTPNELLSGKLKSTSHIEADILDFLEREERLNVELAHGQYDNPLDEDEWIEYELQKLREYISDYINSEKRMASDLYPLKKLIQHQKFQKLLDRYDDYLCFDFFGETIEGHKYVNPYAKEIITKMVANEEGSIFTSIEFPDDFEE, encoded by the coding sequence ATGGACTACCGACTGTTAGGACACAACATTCAAACTATACGAAAACTGAAAGGACTGACACAGCAGGAACTTTCCGACCAAATCGGAATTAATCTACAAAGTCTATCCAAGATTGAGCGTGGTATCAACTATCCTGCCTATGACACATTAGAAAGGCTGACCGAAGCATTGGATGTTACCCCGAATGAACTTCTTTCCGGGAAACTGAAAAGCACTTCCCATATAGAAGCTGATATTTTGGATTTTCTGGAACGCGAGGAGCGGCTCAATGTGGAACTTGCACACGGTCAATATGACAATCCTTTGGATGAAGACGAATGGATTGAATATGAGCTACAGAAACTCCGAGAGTACATTTCTGATTACATCAATTCGGAAAAACGAATGGCTTCTGACCTTTATCCGCTAAAAAAACTCATTCAGCATCAGAAATTCCAAAAACTTCTGGACAGATATGATGATTATCTTTGCTTTGATTTCTTCGGTGAGACAATAGAAGGTCATAAATACGTGAATCCTTATGCGAAAGAAATTATTACTAAAATGGTAGCTAATGAAGAGGGTTCTATTTTCACTTCCATAGAATTTCCTGATGATTTTGAGGAATAA
- a CDS encoding tyrosine-type recombinase/integrase, producing MAERRKDPKGRVLKEGESYRSDGRYQYRYSLRDGKRHTIYAGTLLELREKEKTIQRDLMDNITATACNITLNQIFVLYMSGKVDLKQSTRTNYNYMYRKYVHDTFGQRRISSIKYSDIKKFYVSLIEEKGFKPNSMEIINTVLHPVFTLAVRDGYIRSNPSDGVMMEIKKGHNWEKPKRHALSVAEQEKFIEFVAKSKTYNHWLSLFTVFLGTGCRVGEVVGLRWEDCDFDNQMISINHNMVYRQQDNGKSEFHATTPKTSAGVRIVPMPEEVRKALLQERKKQMATGFNTTVIDGYRGFVFTNKVGYIHNPQTINRAIKRIIRDCNSEETLKAEKEGRKPLLIRDFSVHNLRHTFCTRFCENETNLKVIQEIMGHSDITTTMNVYAEATNEKKKEAFSNLEGKIKIS from the coding sequence ATGGCAGAGAGAAGGAAAGACCCGAAAGGCAGAGTATTGAAGGAGGGCGAGAGTTATAGGTCGGACGGAAGGTATCAATATCGTTATAGCTTAAGAGATGGGAAACGTCATACTATTTATGCAGGAACACTTTTAGAATTAAGAGAGAAAGAAAAAACAATACAGCGGGATTTAATGGATAACATTACTGCGACAGCTTGCAATATCACTTTAAATCAAATATTTGTATTGTATATGTCTGGAAAAGTAGATTTGAAGCAATCTACACGCACCAATTACAATTATATGTATAGAAAATATGTGCATGATACCTTTGGGCAAAGAAGGATTTCTTCAATTAAGTATTCGGATATTAAGAAATTTTATGTTTCATTGATTGAAGAAAAAGGCTTCAAGCCGAACAGCATGGAGATTATTAATACAGTGTTACATCCGGTATTTACACTGGCTGTCAGAGACGGATATATCAGAAGTAATCCTTCTGATGGAGTAATGATGGAAATCAAGAAGGGGCATAATTGGGAAAAACCGAAGCGCCATGCATTATCTGTAGCGGAGCAAGAAAAGTTCATTGAATTTGTGGCAAAATCGAAAACATATAATCACTGGCTGTCATTATTTACGGTATTTTTGGGTACTGGTTGCAGAGTAGGAGAGGTTGTTGGCTTGCGGTGGGAAGATTGTGACTTTGATAACCAGATGATTTCTATTAATCACAATATGGTGTACAGACAGCAGGACAACGGAAAAAGTGAATTTCATGCGACGACTCCGAAAACGAGTGCCGGTGTTCGTATTGTACCAATGCCGGAAGAAGTGCGGAAAGCATTATTGCAGGAACGAAAAAAGCAGATGGCAACAGGATTTAATACAACCGTGATTGATGGTTATAGAGGATTTGTGTTTACAAATAAAGTGGGTTATATTCATAATCCGCAAACAATTAACCGTGCGATCAAACGTATTATAAGAGATTGTAACAGCGAAGAAACGTTGAAGGCAGAGAAGGAAGGCAGAAAACCGCTTTTAATACGTGATTTTTCAGTCCATAATCTCCGGCATACATTTTGTACCCGATTTTGTGAAAATGAAACTAATTTGAAGGTTATTCAGGAGATTATGGGGCACAGTGATATTACCACTACGATGAATGTCTATGCCGAAGCAACGAATGAGAAGAAAAAAGAAGCGTTTTCCAATTTGGAAGGAAAGATAAAAATATCTTGA
- a CDS encoding replication initiation factor domain-containing protein, with translation MRKVLELPVDIFTKYPAKVKHKSYQSVYQAGSIKVFGDSKQTEENPDSLGCYLVLSGRGCDEIFHILNKQGYSFGDLFWRCEWLYGSEFHFTRLDIAIDDRNETPYFTPEQIQRKCEREEFIGNSNSYRFVESSYTEYCDTAKTVYIGTGKSNLSYRFYDKDKEVSMKYQKPYEEIGSWKRTEIQLRENKAHTFAMLFKDNPLDLGKLAFDLLAGNLRFIIPDEKQSNRSRWRTCQFWKRFLGAVEPLQLHIETPQSTLLETQRWLKEGGVLSAVKGFCFLEEHEALGGLERIEDMLKRIRYSPSFGNKMIGHLSRINREDLIPYVQDDMKKGGVS, from the coding sequence ATTCGGAAGGTGCTGGAACTTCCGGTAGATATTTTTACAAAATATCCGGCAAAGGTCAAACACAAATCCTATCAGAGTGTGTATCAGGCAGGGAGCATTAAGGTATTCGGAGATTCCAAACAGACAGAAGAGAATCCGGACAGTCTTGGTTGCTATCTGGTATTGAGCGGTAGAGGATGTGACGAAATTTTCCACATACTGAACAAGCAAGGCTATTCCTTTGGGGATTTATTCTGGCGCTGTGAATGGCTGTACGGCAGTGAGTTCCACTTTACAAGGTTGGACATAGCAATAGATGACAGGAATGAAACACCGTACTTTACACCGGAGCAGATACAGCGTAAATGTGAGAGGGAAGAATTTATAGGAAACAGCAACAGTTACCGGTTTGTGGAAAGTAGTTATACCGAGTATTGTGATACTGCTAAAACAGTGTATATCGGAACGGGGAAGTCCAATCTGTCCTATCGCTTCTATGACAAGGATAAGGAAGTCAGCATGAAGTACCAGAAGCCGTATGAAGAGATAGGGAGCTGGAAACGGACGGAGATACAGTTACGCGAGAATAAGGCTCATACTTTTGCTATGCTTTTCAAGGACAATCCACTGGACTTGGGAAAACTGGCATTCGACCTTTTGGCAGGAAATTTAAGATTTATCATACCAGACGAGAAACAGAGCAACAGAAGCCGTTGGAGAACGTGTCAGTTCTGGAAACGTTTTTTAGGGGCGGTCGAACCTTTACAATTACATATAGAAACTCCCCAAAGTACCCTCTTAGAAACACAGAGGTGGTTAAAAGAAGGTGGTGTATTGTCTGCGGTAAAGGGATTCTGTTTTCTGGAAGAGCATGAGGCACTAGGCGGTCTGGAACGGATAGAGGATATGCTGAAGCGTATCAGGTACAGTCCGTCATTTGGTAACAAGATGATAGGGCATTTAAGCAGGATAAACAGAGAAGATTTAATACCATATGTGCAGGACGATATGAAGAAAGGGGGAGTTTCTTGA